A genome region from Rhodopseudomonas boonkerdii includes the following:
- a CDS encoding SAM-dependent methyltransferase has translation MSELTLNVPESVTPENAARTLADLPRIVRMALGFGAHLTRGTLDVTLPNGRRYRLGGREPGPAAEMTVHSYAFASRLINGGDIGIAEAYLHGDWDTPDLTQFLYLFCVNHDLIQSMLGNNPVMRLVQVVRHWFNRNTKRQARKNIYAHYDIGNAFYSAWLDPSMTYSSAIFEDGTQDLAAAQHNKYRRLAEAIDLRPGQKVLEIGCGWGGFAEYAAKHCDARVVGLTISTEQRDFARKRIQAAGLADKVEIRFQDYRDERGLYDRIASIEMIEAVGEQFWPRYFSQIRDRLLPGGLAGIQAITIQDKFFKSYRSEVDFIQRYVFPGGMLPSPDILKSLGERFSVPVIRERIFGLDYARTLSVWRDNFRAAWPNLTGLGFDDRFRRLWEYYLAYCEAGFLSGNIDVRQVVFAKAK, from the coding sequence ATGTCTGAGCTTACTTTGAACGTTCCTGAAAGCGTCACCCCGGAAAATGCGGCGCGCACTCTGGCAGACCTACCCAGGATCGTTCGTATGGCGCTCGGCTTTGGTGCGCATCTGACACGCGGCACGCTTGATGTCACCTTACCGAACGGCCGCCGCTACCGACTCGGGGGTCGGGAACCGGGCCCCGCCGCGGAAATGACGGTGCACAGCTATGCCTTCGCGTCTCGCCTGATCAATGGCGGCGATATCGGTATTGCCGAGGCCTATCTGCATGGCGATTGGGACACCCCCGACCTCACGCAATTCCTCTACCTTTTCTGCGTCAATCACGACCTGATCCAGTCGATGCTCGGCAACAATCCGGTGATGCGGCTGGTGCAGGTGGTGCGCCACTGGTTCAACCGCAACACCAAGCGGCAGGCGCGCAAGAACATTTACGCCCATTACGATATCGGCAACGCGTTCTATTCGGCCTGGCTCGACCCCAGCATGACCTACTCGTCCGCGATCTTCGAAGACGGCACGCAGGATCTTGCCGCGGCTCAGCACAACAAATATCGCCGGCTCGCGGAAGCCATCGACCTCAGGCCCGGCCAGAAAGTGCTGGAGATCGGTTGCGGCTGGGGCGGCTTCGCCGAATATGCGGCAAAGCACTGTGATGCCCGCGTGGTCGGCCTCACCATCAGCACCGAGCAACGTGATTTCGCGCGGAAGCGCATTCAGGCCGCCGGCCTTGCCGACAAGGTCGAAATCCGTTTCCAGGACTATCGTGACGAGCGCGGCCTCTATGACCGCATCGCGTCGATCGAGATGATCGAGGCCGTCGGAGAACAATTCTGGCCGCGCTATTTCTCGCAAATCCGCGACCGCCTCCTGCCTGGTGGCCTTGCCGGCATTCAGGCCATCACCATCCAGGACAAATTCTTCAAGTCTTATCGCAGCGAAGTGGATTTCATCCAGCGCTACGTATTTCCCGGCGGCATGTTGCCATCGCCGGACATCCTGAAATCGCTTGGCGAACGTTTCAGTGTACCCGTCATCCGCGAGCGTATTTTCGGGCTGGATTATGCCAGGACGCTGTCCGTGTGGAGAGACAATTTCCGTGCCGCCTGGCCGAATCTCACCGGCCTGGGTTTCGACGACCGCTTCCGTCGTTTGTGGGAATACTACCTCGCCTATTGCGAGGCCGGTTTCTTGTCTGGGAATATCGACGTGCGTCAGGTGGTCTTCGCAAAAGCGAAATAG
- a CDS encoding cysteine synthase A produces MIFNKDVVEAIGNTPLIKLKRASELTGCTILGKAEFMNPGQSVKDRAGKWMILEAEKRGDLKPGGLVVESTAGNTGIGLAVVASARGYRTMIVIPDSQSQEKKDMLKLAGAELIEVPVVPYSNPNQFQHVGKRLADQLRKTEPNGVLFGDQWNNLDNAKAHYESTGPEIWQQTNGKIDGFICAVGSGGTLAGTSTYLKEKNKDVVIGCADPHGAAMYSYFKTGEAKASDGGSITEGIGLGRITPIAQQAKAAVDDAFLISDEEAVAVIYDLAEHEGLCLGGSSGVNIAGAIRLAKQLGPGKTIVTILCDSGGRYQSKLFNPAFMRSKNLPVPEWLERKSDIQVPFEKV; encoded by the coding sequence ATGATTTTCAACAAAGACGTCGTCGAGGCCATCGGCAACACGCCCCTGATCAAGCTGAAGCGCGCCTCCGAACTCACCGGCTGCACCATTCTCGGCAAGGCGGAGTTCATGAATCCCGGCCAATCGGTGAAGGACCGCGCTGGCAAATGGATGATCCTCGAAGCCGAGAAGCGCGGCGACCTGAAGCCGGGCGGCCTGGTGGTGGAGTCCACCGCCGGCAACACCGGCATCGGTCTTGCTGTGGTGGCCAGTGCGCGCGGCTATCGGACGATGATCGTCATCCCGGACTCGCAGAGCCAGGAAAAGAAGGACATGCTGAAGCTCGCGGGCGCCGAGCTGATCGAAGTGCCCGTCGTTCCCTATTCCAATCCGAACCAATTCCAGCATGTCGGCAAACGGCTGGCCGATCAGCTGCGCAAGACCGAACCGAATGGTGTGCTGTTCGGCGATCAGTGGAACAATCTCGACAACGCCAAGGCGCATTACGAGTCCACGGGACCTGAGATCTGGCAACAGACCAACGGCAAGATCGATGGCTTCATCTGCGCTGTGGGTAGCGGCGGCACCCTTGCCGGCACAAGCACCTATCTGAAGGAAAAGAACAAGGACGTTGTGATCGGCTGCGCCGATCCGCATGGCGCCGCCATGTACAGCTATTTCAAGACCGGCGAAGCCAAGGCGTCCGATGGCGGATCGATCACCGAAGGCATCGGCCTTGGCCGCATCACGCCGATCGCTCAGCAGGCCAAAGCCGCCGTTGACGACGCATTCCTGATCTCCGACGAAGAGGCTGTGGCCGTCATCTACGATCTGGCTGAACATGAAGGCCTCTGCCTCGGCGGCTCCAGCGGCGTCAATATCGCCGGGGCGATCCGTCTCGCCAAGCAGCTTGGTCCCGGCAAGACGATCGTCACGATCCTGTGCGATTCCGGCGGGCGCTATCAGTCGAAGCTGTTCAACCCGGCCTTCATGCGCAGCAAGAACCTGCCGGTGCCGGAATGGCTGGAGCGCAAGAGCGACATCCAAGTGCCGTTCGAGAAGGTGTAA
- a CDS encoding efflux RND transporter periplasmic adaptor subunit, with protein MLFKPDIKAASDGVTKVAGKARRRVVSITVTLLILGGLGYIGWRAMQPQQGGDSRRGGFRPDMMTVPVLAATPKIEDVPVYLDGVGAVRALNNVTVRAQVDGKLIKVNFKEGQDVKAGDVLAEIDPVLYKALYDQAVAKKAQDEATLANSRLDLIRYEQLAQSNAGSKQQADTQRALVAQQEALVKADQAAIDNAAATLSYTKIIAPLSGRAGLRQVDQGNIIHASDTTGLVVITQLQPIAVLFSLPQQQITRANAAAAKGTLSVDVFGNDGVTVIDTGTLTGIDNQVDPTTGTVKLKAEFPNPNYQLWPGQFVNVRLKVDTLKDAMVVPTSAVQRGPAGTFSYVIGEGDIVKAVPVTVTQQNELSAVIAKGLSVSDRVVTTGFANLSDGAKVSVGTNTGEPTADLAPRKRSGSKGGDAGERRSKRGQGQQHGADGNPSAPMGQTAPAAGQSNAPQGAKQP; from the coding sequence ATGCTCTTTAAACCGGATATTAAAGCCGCCAGTGACGGCGTGACGAAGGTCGCCGGCAAGGCGCGGCGCCGCGTGGTCTCGATCACCGTGACGCTGCTGATCCTCGGCGGCCTCGGCTATATCGGATGGCGGGCGATGCAACCGCAACAGGGGGGCGATTCCCGCCGCGGCGGCTTCCGTCCCGACATGATGACCGTACCGGTATTGGCGGCGACGCCGAAGATCGAGGATGTACCTGTTTATCTCGACGGCGTCGGCGCGGTACGCGCGCTCAACAACGTGACCGTGCGCGCGCAGGTCGATGGCAAGCTGATCAAGGTCAATTTCAAGGAAGGTCAGGACGTCAAAGCCGGCGACGTTCTCGCCGAAATAGACCCTGTGCTCTACAAGGCGCTCTACGATCAGGCTGTCGCCAAGAAGGCGCAGGACGAGGCCACACTGGCCAACAGCAGGCTGGACCTGATCCGCTACGAACAACTGGCCCAATCGAATGCCGGCTCCAAGCAACAGGCCGACACGCAGCGCGCCCTCGTTGCGCAGCAGGAAGCGCTCGTGAAGGCCGACCAGGCCGCCATCGACAACGCCGCGGCTACGCTGAGCTACACGAAGATCATCGCGCCGCTATCCGGCCGTGCTGGCCTGCGTCAGGTGGATCAGGGCAATATCATACATGCCTCTGACACCACGGGCCTCGTGGTGATCACACAGCTGCAGCCGATCGCCGTGCTGTTCAGCCTACCGCAGCAGCAGATCACGCGCGCCAACGCCGCCGCCGCCAAGGGAACCTTGTCCGTGGATGTGTTCGGCAATGACGGCGTCACGGTGATCGACACCGGTACGCTGACCGGCATCGACAATCAGGTCGATCCGACCACCGGTACCGTGAAACTGAAGGCTGAATTTCCGAACCCGAATTATCAGCTCTGGCCCGGCCAGTTCGTCAATGTTCGCCTTAAGGTCGATACATTGAAGGATGCCATGGTGGTGCCGACCTCCGCCGTGCAGCGCGGTCCCGCCGGCACGTTCAGCTACGTGATCGGGGAGGGCGATATCGTCAAGGCCGTGCCAGTGACGGTGACCCAGCAGAATGAACTGTCGGCGGTGATCGCCAAGGGGCTCTCCGTGAGCGACCGCGTGGTCACCACCGGCTTTGCCAATCTATCTGACGGCGCCAAGGTAAGCGTGGGCACCAATACAGGCGAACCGACGGCCGATCTCGCGCCGCGCAAACGCAGCGGCAGCAAGGGGGGCGATGCCGGTGAACGCCGCAGCAAACGCGGGCAGGGCCAGCAGCATGGCGCCGACGGCAATCCATCGGCGCCGATGGGGCAGACCGCCCCGGCTGCAGGTCAGAGCAACGCGCCGCAGGGAGCGAAGCAACCATGA
- a CDS encoding efflux transporter outer membrane subunit, which translates to MSGGCMLTSDLPNPALDIPPAYREAGTARGAATPSLDWWRGFRSAELTQLMEEAQTVNLDIAAAVARIRQADAQARITGAALLPTLSAGGQETYSRTSGSSASGLSIGGREVTNFSASLSASYQLDFWGKNRDAALAAEETANASRFDRETVALTTLAAVANAYFQVLASQDRIRTAQRNIASAQRILDAIKQRFSAGTGTELDVAQQESILANQRAAVPPLRTTLAQNVNALATLVSRPPESVRVAGGSLNRIVAPRVTPGIPSELLTQRPDIRRQESRLASATANVGSARAQFFPTISLTGSGGYQSSALVALFNPNAAFFSLVGGLTQPIFDGGVIKGNFELTQAQQDELLQTYRKTVVSAFADVDNALVAIRQATARLRLQREVVRASRRAFELSEQQLRAGTADIVTVLNTQLTLFQAEDTLSQAQLAQLQAIVSLYQALGGGWEPKMERPVNAL; encoded by the coding sequence ATGTCTGGCGGCTGCATGCTGACCTCGGATCTGCCGAATCCGGCTCTGGATATCCCTCCTGCTTATCGAGAGGCCGGAACCGCACGGGGCGCTGCGACGCCGTCGCTGGACTGGTGGCGAGGCTTCCGCTCTGCGGAGCTGACCCAGCTGATGGAAGAGGCTCAAACCGTCAATCTCGATATCGCTGCCGCGGTGGCGCGAATCCGGCAGGCGGACGCGCAAGCGCGAATCACCGGTGCCGCCTTGCTGCCGACCCTGAGCGCGGGTGGTCAGGAGACCTACTCCCGGACTTCGGGATCGAGCGCCAGCGGCCTTTCGATTGGTGGTCGCGAGGTGACGAATTTCTCCGCCTCGCTGTCGGCGAGTTATCAGCTGGATTTCTGGGGCAAGAACCGCGATGCGGCGCTGGCGGCCGAGGAAACGGCGAATGCCAGCCGGTTCGATCGTGAAACCGTCGCGCTGACCACGCTCGCCGCCGTCGCCAATGCCTATTTTCAGGTGCTGGCCTCGCAGGACCGCATCCGCACCGCCCAGCGCAACATCGCCAGCGCGCAACGAATTCTTGACGCGATCAAGCAACGCTTCAGCGCCGGGACGGGGACTGAACTGGATGTCGCCCAGCAGGAGAGTATCCTTGCCAACCAGCGCGCCGCGGTGCCGCCGCTGCGGACCACGCTGGCGCAGAACGTCAACGCGCTGGCCACGCTGGTGTCGCGCCCGCCGGAGAGTGTCCGGGTCGCCGGTGGCTCGCTCAACAGGATTGTCGCGCCGCGAGTGACGCCGGGGATTCCATCGGAACTGCTCACCCAGCGGCCGGACATCCGCCGGCAGGAATCGCGGCTCGCTTCGGCGACCGCCAATGTGGGCAGCGCGCGTGCGCAATTTTTCCCGACCATCTCGCTGACCGGCTCTGGCGGCTATCAGAGCTCGGCCCTGGTGGCGCTGTTCAATCCCAACGCGGCCTTTTTCAGCCTGGTTGGCGGCCTGACCCAGCCGATCTTTGACGGCGGCGTGATCAAGGGCAATTTCGAGTTGACTCAGGCGCAGCAGGATGAGCTGCTGCAGACCTACCGCAAAACAGTCGTCTCCGCCTTTGCCGACGTCGACAATGCTCTGGTGGCGATCCGGCAGGCCACGGCGCGGTTGCGGCTGCAGCGCGAGGTCGTCCGCGCCTCGCGGCGGGCCTTCGAACTGTCGGAACAGCAGTTGCGGGCTGGAACCGCTGACATCGTAACTGTGCTAAACACCCAGCTGACATTGTTCCAGGCCGAGGACACCCTGTCCCAGGCCCAATTGGCGCAGTTGCAGGCCATCGTCAGCCTGTATCAGGCCCTTGGCGGCGGCTGGGAGCCGAAAATGGAAAGACCGGTCAATGCTCTTTAA